A genomic window from Microvirga sp. TS319 includes:
- a CDS encoding MotA/TolQ/ExbB proton channel family protein, with amino-acid sequence MADQPLTPPRIYLVRMAVFLVLAGFIAFILYRQIWSAFQANPGLNALILGVMFIGIILAIRQVWRLFHEVRWVNTLRQTEEGLVAAHPPVLLAPMAAFITNRSGNSLSVAAMRSLLDSIGARLDEGREILRYMAGLLVFLGLLGTFWGLIDTVGSVGNIIKSLRTGQDTAAIFDELKNSLAGPLQGMGLSFSASLFGLAGSLILGFLDLQAGQAQSRFYTELEDWLATTTSDAPVDSSSRSTTPHDLAVALNRLTAAVNDGAGGRAATQAMANLAEGVQGLVQHMRAEQQMIRDWVEAQATREKELKQVLDRISRERLP; translated from the coding sequence ATGGCGGACCAACCCCTTACCCCACCGCGGATCTATCTCGTCCGCATGGCGGTCTTTCTGGTTCTGGCAGGGTTTATCGCCTTTATCCTGTACCGGCAGATCTGGTCGGCCTTCCAGGCCAATCCGGGGCTCAACGCCTTGATCCTGGGCGTGATGTTCATCGGGATCATTCTGGCGATCCGGCAGGTCTGGCGCCTGTTTCACGAGGTGCGCTGGGTCAACACCCTGCGTCAGACGGAGGAAGGGCTGGTCGCCGCTCATCCGCCCGTGCTGCTGGCGCCCATGGCCGCCTTCATCACTAACCGCTCCGGCAATTCGCTCTCCGTCGCGGCCATGCGCTCGCTGCTCGACTCCATCGGGGCACGCCTCGACGAAGGCCGCGAAATTCTTCGCTACATGGCGGGCCTGCTGGTCTTCCTGGGCCTTCTCGGCACCTTCTGGGGCCTGATCGACACCGTGGGCTCCGTCGGCAACATCATCAAATCCCTGCGGACCGGCCAGGACACCGCCGCGATCTTCGACGAGCTGAAGAACTCGCTCGCAGGTCCACTCCAGGGCATGGGCCTGTCCTTCTCGGCCTCGCTCTTCGGTCTCGCGGGTTCGCTCATCCTCGGCTTTCTCGACCTCCAGGCCGGCCAGGCGCAGAGCCGCTTCTACACCGAACTCGAGGACTGGCTCGCCACCACCACCTCCGATGCCCCGGTCGACAGCTCCTCGCGCTCCACGACCCCGCACGATCTGGCGGTGGCCCTCAACCGCCTCACGGCCGCCGTGAACGACGGTGCAGGCGGGCGCGCGGCGACCCAGGCCATGGCGAATCTCGCGGAGGGCGTTCAGGGCCTCGTTCAGCACATGCGTGCGGAGCAGCAGATGATCCGCGACTGGGTGGAGGCCCAGGCCACCCGCGAAAAGGAGCTGAAGCAGGTGCTCGACCGCATTTCCCGTGAAAGGCTGCCCTGA